In Vreelandella piezotolerans, one genomic interval encodes:
- the dacB gene encoding D-alanyl-D-alanine carboxypeptidase/D-alanyl-D-alanine endopeptidase, producing MTSFLTFSTRWLRNGVVAGVTTAALCASSALWADFTRLSQLEAKGFAISAEARLLDADSGSNPLLGSLNPERQLSPASVTKAYMSAALLNRFGPQHRFTSQLVSTGQVQDGVLSGDLVFEGGGDPGLTTEDLWRLVHRLRLAGVAHVDGALIVSQWRFGPVECITTDRCNARTRVTNAYSAPLSSAGVNFGTWCVNVAPAAQPGTPARVGLCDSQDPLIVIDNQVVTRPANSGTEISAERLTDERGDVMRLTGQISTNAVARDVYRGAGDAAEKTAQVLLSMLNQSGISVRDPWRVSASQPPSSAQRLAAVDSQPLQELLLRTMNYSNNYMADVLALNLVETPQAQLRQAGQAIETYVQSLPGHGPITLHSGSGLTTDNRTSAHGVNVMLEDMFRQSALFPSFVASFQSPANGVMRFIRRGSSTFQHNVMLKTGTLNQPFAVRAAAGYFRTAQGRWGVFSVLVNGSGSTPYLSWPEVLDPLSLDLDAMILAN from the coding sequence GTGACGAGTTTTCTGACTTTCTCCACACGCTGGCTACGTAACGGCGTCGTTGCCGGGGTGACGACCGCTGCGCTCTGCGCCAGTTCAGCGCTTTGGGCCGATTTCACTCGGCTGAGCCAACTCGAAGCAAAAGGCTTTGCCATCAGCGCCGAGGCGCGCTTGTTGGATGCCGATAGCGGCAGTAACCCGCTGTTGGGTAGCCTGAATCCGGAGCGTCAGCTCTCGCCCGCCTCGGTCACGAAAGCGTATATGTCGGCGGCCCTGCTGAACCGCTTTGGCCCCCAGCATCGTTTCACCAGCCAGCTCGTCAGTACTGGGCAGGTACAGGACGGCGTGTTGAGTGGCGATCTCGTGTTCGAGGGCGGCGGCGACCCTGGATTGACGACCGAAGACCTGTGGCGGCTCGTTCATCGGCTGCGGCTGGCAGGTGTTGCCCATGTCGACGGGGCACTCATCGTCAGCCAGTGGCGCTTTGGCCCGGTGGAGTGCATCACCACGGACCGCTGCAATGCCCGTACCCGAGTGACCAACGCTTATAGTGCGCCGCTCTCCTCGGCGGGTGTCAACTTTGGCACCTGGTGCGTCAACGTCGCCCCGGCGGCCCAGCCGGGGACGCCTGCGCGGGTGGGTCTGTGCGACAGCCAAGATCCGCTGATCGTCATCGATAATCAGGTCGTCACGCGTCCGGCCAATAGCGGCACCGAGATCAGCGCAGAGCGCCTAACCGACGAACGCGGTGATGTCATGCGCTTGACGGGGCAGATTTCCACCAACGCGGTGGCGCGGGATGTCTACCGTGGTGCGGGCGATGCCGCAGAGAAGACGGCCCAGGTACTGCTCAGTATGCTCAACCAGTCCGGTATCAGTGTGCGCGATCCGTGGCGCGTCAGCGCCAGCCAGCCGCCGAGTAGCGCCCAGCGCCTAGCCGCCGTGGATAGCCAGCCGCTCCAGGAGCTGCTGCTACGCACCATGAACTACTCCAACAATTACATGGCCGACGTGCTGGCGCTGAACTTGGTGGAAACACCCCAAGCGCAGCTTCGTCAAGCAGGGCAGGCCATCGAAACCTATGTGCAGAGCCTGCCCGGGCATGGCCCGATCACGTTACACAGCGGCAGTGGGCTGACCACTGACAATCGCACCTCAGCTCATGGTGTCAACGTGATGCTGGAGGACATGTTCCGTCAAAGCGCGCTGTTCCCCAGTTTCGTAGCCTCTTTTCAATCGCCCGCCAATGGGGTGATGCGCTTTATTCGTCGCGGTTCATCCACGTTCCAACATAACGTCATGCTGAAAACCGGCACGCTCAACCAGCCGTTTGCCGTGCGCGCTGCGGCAGGCTATTTCCGCACGGCCCAGGGGCGCTGGGGCGTGTTCAGCGTGCTGGTGAATGGTAGCGGCAGCACGCCTTATCTCAGCTGGCCCGAGGTGCTCGACCCACTGTCGTTAGATCTCGATGCAATGATACTGGCCAATTAA
- a CDS encoding DMT family transporter — protein sequence MTFIYLILAIVAEVIATSALKASAGFTRPLPSLLVVGGYGVAFYLLSLVLRTLPVGITYAIWAGLGIVLVTLVGIVVFGETPDLPAVLGITLIVAGVVTLQVFSKMNVH from the coding sequence ATGACATTTATCTATCTGATTCTCGCGATCGTGGCGGAAGTAATCGCCACTAGTGCCTTGAAAGCCTCGGCGGGGTTTACCCGCCCACTGCCGAGTCTGCTGGTGGTAGGGGGCTACGGGGTCGCGTTCTATTTACTGAGTTTGGTACTGCGCACGCTACCCGTCGGCATTACCTACGCCATTTGGGCGGGCTTGGGTATCGTGCTGGTGACGCTGGTTGGCATCGTGGTGTTTGGTGAAACGCCAGACCTGCCCGCCGTGCTGGGTATCACGCTGATCGTGGCGGGTGTGGTAACGCTGCAGGTCTTTTCCAAAATGAACGTTCATTGA
- the trmB gene encoding tRNA (guanine(46)-N(7))-methyltransferase TrmB, whose translation MQHTSRPVTSNQPGPHHDVARRVTRALAHPLRKPVADHTRRAFERANAWRQQRGAPLILDAGCGVGLSTRRLALRFPECSVIGVDRSEDRLGREHGELPDNALLVRADLVDFWRLALEAGWAPERHYLLYPNPYPKSAHLKMRWHGHPVFPTLLALGGRLELRSNWQLYVEEFAQAVNIVTGQAASVTALQPNGDYLTPFEAKYDQSGQTLWRLCIELERP comes from the coding sequence ATGCAGCACACCTCACGGCCAGTGACGTCCAATCAGCCCGGGCCGCATCACGATGTGGCCCGGCGAGTCACCCGCGCGCTCGCACATCCGCTGCGCAAACCCGTTGCTGATCACACGCGGCGAGCGTTCGAACGGGCCAACGCGTGGCGACAGCAGCGCGGTGCGCCTTTGATCCTCGACGCGGGCTGCGGGGTGGGCCTATCGACCCGACGATTGGCACTAAGGTTCCCTGAGTGCAGTGTCATCGGCGTCGATCGTAGCGAAGATCGGCTGGGGCGCGAGCACGGCGAGTTGCCGGACAATGCGTTACTGGTGCGTGCCGATTTGGTCGATTTTTGGCGGCTAGCACTGGAAGCAGGCTGGGCGCCCGAGCGCCACTATTTGCTGTATCCCAACCCGTACCCTAAGTCGGCCCACTTGAAAATGCGCTGGCATGGCCATCCTGTTTTCCCCACACTATTAGCCTTGGGAGGACGGCTGGAGCTGCGCTCGAATTGGCAGCTTTATGTGGAAGAGTTTGCCCAGGCCGTGAACATCGTCACAGGCCAAGCAGCTAGCGTCACCGCGCTGCAACCTAACGGTGATTATCTCACTCCGTTCGAAGCCAAATATGACCAAAGTGGCCAAACGCTCTGGCGTTTGTGCATCGAGTTGGAGCGCCCATGA
- a CDS encoding beta-ketoacyl synthase, with protein sequence MGGINPAGRTSGHQAFRRTVLDALPADQQRQTLEGLAALMRLAEHSDNGWHDSAGQPIDAPALRLRNQVLNHTLIRRNEDPRFLAPGLPANRRADMTLAEPMCVTLRRRQLPDQLPDGWQVREIDARQVEVTLPAGAFDVLLPDAQEPKVRAAAQLPSGFDPASLYRSVHHPRGLSMAVFGASDCLGASGLSWETLRQQLNPDHIAVYAGNSIGQLDDQGWGGLLKSLVTGQRATSKQMPLGYGQMPADFLNAYVLGSVGGTGAALGACASFLYNLRLGIEDIRAGRRRVVMVGTADAPITPEIIEGFRAMGALADDASLKALDALELLTDTDYQRACRPFARNCGFTMAEASQFVLLMDDSLALELGADILGAVPEVFVNADGYKRSISAPGIGNYITLGKAAALVKDMLGETALKERTFLHAHGTSTPKNRTTESHVFDEIARANGIEQWPVVAIKAFIGHSQGSAAGDQLASALGSFAHGLLPGIPTLDAVADDVYAERLRFFTTPQAFTADAAFVNAKGFGGNNATGVVLSPDVTERLLVKRHGRAAIDAWKGRRETVRANAAAYLADADRGHYAPRYQFGDAVLEGPELEIHADRIHIPGYDQAVSLAPNNPFGSLDEETPT encoded by the coding sequence ATGGGCGGCATCAATCCCGCCGGCAGAACCTCGGGCCATCAGGCCTTCCGCCGCACCGTGCTTGATGCTTTACCTGCTGACCAGCAGCGCCAGACCCTGGAAGGCTTGGCGGCGCTCATGCGTCTTGCCGAGCACTCCGACAACGGATGGCACGACAGCGCAGGACAGCCCATCGACGCCCCTGCCCTACGGCTGCGTAATCAGGTGCTTAATCACACGCTGATTCGCCGCAACGAAGACCCGCGCTTTCTGGCCCCGGGCCTGCCAGCGAATCGACGCGCCGACATGACCCTAGCCGAGCCGATGTGCGTCACGCTGCGCCGCCGCCAGCTTCCCGATCAGTTGCCCGACGGATGGCAAGTGCGCGAGATCGACGCGCGGCAGGTCGAAGTCACCCTCCCTGCCGGTGCTTTCGACGTGCTGTTGCCTGACGCGCAAGAGCCCAAAGTCAGGGCGGCGGCCCAGTTGCCCAGCGGCTTCGATCCCGCCAGTCTGTACCGCAGTGTTCACCACCCGCGCGGGCTCTCCATGGCGGTCTTCGGTGCCAGTGATTGCCTGGGGGCCAGCGGCCTCTCTTGGGAAACACTGCGCCAGCAGCTCAACCCCGACCACATTGCCGTCTATGCGGGCAACTCCATTGGTCAGCTCGATGACCAGGGGTGGGGAGGGCTGCTGAAAAGCTTGGTAACCGGTCAACGAGCCACCTCCAAGCAGATGCCGCTGGGTTATGGGCAAATGCCCGCTGACTTTCTCAATGCCTACGTGTTGGGTAGCGTCGGCGGCACCGGCGCGGCGCTGGGGGCGTGCGCGAGCTTCCTCTACAACCTGCGCCTGGGCATCGAGGATATCCGCGCGGGTCGCCGCCGGGTGGTGATGGTGGGCACCGCCGACGCGCCGATCACGCCGGAGATCATCGAAGGGTTCCGCGCCATGGGCGCGCTGGCCGATGACGCCAGCCTGAAAGCGCTGGATGCCTTGGAGCTGCTTACCGACACCGACTACCAGCGCGCGTGCCGCCCGTTCGCTCGCAACTGCGGTTTCACCATGGCCGAAGCCAGCCAGTTTGTGCTGCTGATGGACGACAGCCTCGCCCTAGAGCTAGGGGCCGATATCCTCGGCGCGGTGCCCGAGGTCTTCGTCAACGCCGACGGCTACAAGCGCTCTATCTCTGCGCCCGGCATCGGCAACTACATCACCTTGGGTAAGGCAGCCGCACTGGTCAAAGACATGCTGGGGGAGACCGCGCTAAAAGAGCGCACTTTCCTGCATGCCCACGGCACCAGCACGCCGAAAAACCGCACCACCGAATCCCACGTGTTCGATGAAATCGCCCGCGCGAACGGCATTGAGCAGTGGCCGGTGGTGGCTATCAAAGCCTTCATTGGCCACTCGCAAGGCTCGGCGGCGGGCGACCAGCTGGCCAGCGCTTTGGGCAGCTTCGCCCACGGCCTGCTGCCAGGCATCCCAACGCTGGATGCGGTGGCCGATGACGTATATGCCGAGCGGCTGCGCTTTTTCACCACACCGCAAGCGTTTACCGCCGATGCCGCCTTCGTCAACGCCAAAGGCTTTGGTGGTAATAACGCCACAGGTGTCGTGCTCTCGCCCGATGTCACCGAGCGCCTGCTGGTCAAGCGCCACGGCCGCGCGGCCATCGATGCATGGAAAGGCCGCCGTGAAACCGTCCGCGCCAACGCCGCAGCGTATCTGGCCGACGCCGACCGGGGGCACTACGCCCCTCGCTACCAGTTTGGCGACGCGGTACTCGAAGGCCCGGAACTCGAGATACACGCTGACCGTATTCACATACCTGGCTACGATCAGGCGGTGTCGCTGGCCCCCAACAATCCGTTTGGTTCGCTAGACGAGGAGACGCCGACATGA
- the coaD gene encoding pantetheine-phosphate adenylyltransferase, with protein sequence MSLRRENIAVYPGTFDPITNGHFDLIERGARMFDKVVIAVAASPGKRPSLDLEQRIALAKAVCASLPNVSVIGFSTLLTTMMHEQGATIILRGLRAVSDFEYELQLANMNRAQNPELESVFLTPAVENSYISSTIVREIAKLGGDISPLVHPQVAETLRKHYTT encoded by the coding sequence ATGAGCCTGCGCCGCGAGAATATCGCCGTCTATCCCGGCACGTTCGACCCGATCACCAACGGTCATTTCGACCTGATCGAGCGCGGCGCGCGCATGTTCGACAAAGTGGTGATTGCCGTAGCGGCTAGCCCCGGCAAACGTCCCAGCCTGGATTTAGAACAGCGAATCGCGCTGGCGAAAGCGGTATGCGCGTCGCTGCCCAACGTCAGCGTCATTGGTTTCTCGACGCTACTCACGACCATGATGCACGAGCAGGGCGCTACGATCATTTTACGTGGTCTGCGCGCCGTCTCCGATTTCGAGTACGAGCTGCAGCTGGCCAACATGAACCGCGCTCAAAATCCCGAACTCGAGAGCGTGTTTCTCACCCCCGCCGTGGAAAACTCTTATATCTCCTCGACCATCGTGCGGGAAATCGCCAAGCTGGGCGGCGATATTTCACCGCTCGTGCATCCACAGGTCGCAGAGACGCTGCGTAAGCACTACACTACCTAG
- a CDS encoding YfhL family 4Fe-4S dicluster ferredoxin: MALMITDECINCDVCEPECPNDAISPGEEIYVIDPNLCTECVGHFDEPQCQQVCPVDCIPLDPERPETQAQLMEKYRIITAA, translated from the coding sequence ATGGCCCTGATGATCACCGACGAATGCATTAACTGCGACGTCTGCGAACCGGAATGCCCCAATGACGCGATCTCTCCCGGTGAGGAGATTTACGTGATCGACCCCAATCTGTGCACCGAGTGCGTCGGCCACTTCGACGAGCCGCAGTGTCAGCAGGTATGTCCGGTGGACTGTATCCCCCTTGACCCAGAGCGCCCCGAGACCCAAGCGCAGTTGATGGAGAAGTACCGCATCATTACTGCCGCTTGA
- a CDS encoding MATE family efflux transporter, whose product MGIWTLAWPIILSNITVPLLGLVDTAVVGHLPDSRYLAGVTLGATLFSFLYWGFGFLRMGTTGLVAQAIGRDAPSDVRNLLGQSLIMAGVIGTLLIVLGSPLISLGLWLLDGSADATPLAREYAEIRLWSAPAVLANYAILGWFLGQQNARVTLMILLLTNSVNILLDLGFVVGLGMTSNGVALASVFADYSALAFGGYLVLRQLGYVEGHFQRQRLLALKAYSALFNVNANLFVRTLGLLFAMAFFTAQGARQGDTVLAANAVLLQFIMLTSYALDGFAHAAESLVGRAYGRQDWREFTATVRATAHFSFWTSAAAALLFALGGNQLIALLTGLSDVRATAATYLPWMVVMPLIAVWSYLLDGVFIGTTAVREMRNSIFAGLAVYLPAWWFCQGLGNHGLWLAFTLFMLTRSAVLIGYYRHYRLTRWRPSSGVSHL is encoded by the coding sequence ATGGGTATTTGGACCCTCGCTTGGCCCATCATTCTCTCCAATATCACCGTACCGCTACTCGGTTTGGTGGATACCGCCGTGGTCGGGCACTTACCCGACTCTCGCTACCTAGCCGGCGTGACCCTTGGCGCGACGCTATTTAGCTTTCTCTACTGGGGCTTTGGCTTTTTACGCATGGGCACCACCGGACTGGTCGCCCAGGCCATCGGGCGCGATGCGCCGAGCGACGTGCGCAACCTGCTTGGCCAATCGTTGATCATGGCGGGCGTCATCGGGACGCTTTTGATCGTGTTGGGCTCGCCGCTGATCTCGCTTGGCCTGTGGCTTCTGGATGGCAGCGCCGACGCGACACCGCTGGCGCGGGAATACGCCGAGATTCGTCTTTGGTCGGCCCCTGCCGTACTGGCCAACTACGCCATTTTAGGGTGGTTTTTAGGGCAGCAGAACGCCCGCGTTACGTTGATGATTCTGCTGCTGACCAATAGCGTGAACATCCTGCTCGACCTGGGGTTCGTGGTGGGCTTGGGGATGACCAGTAACGGCGTGGCGCTAGCCAGCGTGTTCGCAGACTACAGCGCGCTGGCCTTCGGCGGCTACTTGGTGCTGCGCCAGCTAGGGTATGTGGAAGGCCACTTTCAGCGCCAGCGACTGCTAGCACTTAAGGCTTACTCGGCGCTGTTCAACGTCAACGCCAACCTGTTCGTGCGTACCCTGGGGCTGCTGTTTGCCATGGCGTTTTTTACCGCGCAAGGTGCCCGTCAGGGCGATACCGTGCTCGCTGCCAATGCCGTGCTGCTGCAATTCATCATGCTCACCAGCTACGCGTTGGATGGCTTTGCCCATGCCGCCGAATCGCTGGTGGGGCGCGCTTACGGCCGCCAAGACTGGCGCGAGTTTACCGCCACGGTACGCGCGACGGCCCACTTTTCGTTCTGGACCTCTGCCGCTGCGGCACTGCTATTTGCCTTAGGGGGAAATCAGCTGATCGCCCTGCTTACCGGGCTCAGCGACGTGCGCGCTACCGCAGCGACCTATCTGCCATGGATGGTCGTCATGCCACTGATTGCCGTGTGGAGCTACCTGTTGGATGGGGTCTTCATCGGTACCACGGCAGTGCGAGAGATGCGTAACAGCATCTTTGCGGGCCTTGCCGTCTACCTGCCGGCCTGGTGGTTCTGTCAGGGTCTGGGCAATCACGGCCTTTGGCTAGCCTTCACACTTTTTATGCTCACCCGCTCGGCCGTGCTCATTGGCTATTATCGGCACTACCGGCTGACCCGCTGGCGGCCGTCATCCGGCGTTTCTCACCTTTGA
- a CDS encoding short-chain fatty acid transporter, whose protein sequence is MLKLISKPAVKLVERYLPDPYIFVLLLTLIAAVAAIAVERQTPLAVLRMWGDGFWGLLTFSMQMLLVLVTGFMLASSPPVKRILQKIAGTAKSPGGAIILVTLVSLAASWINWGFGLVVGALFAKELARLIKVDYRLLVASAYSGFVVWHGGLAGSVPLTIATEGHFSADQIGVIGTGSTIFAFFNLAIVICLFIAVPLVNRMMLPDEKDSVYVDPKLLDDEPEPVGRLTRPAEKLENSMPLALLVGVPGLLFLLDHFLLRGGGLNLNVVNFMFLFLAIVLHRTPRNLLTSLNEAIKGGAGIVIQFPFYAGIMAIMVQSGLAQSMSEWLVSFATANSLPFWSFLSAGIVNLFVPSGGGQWAVQAPVMLPAAEALGADIARVAMAVAWGDAWTNLLQPFWALPVLAIAGLKAKDIMGFCLIQLFITGIIISVGLVWF, encoded by the coding sequence ATGCTAAAACTCATATCAAAACCAGCGGTCAAGCTGGTCGAGCGTTATTTGCCAGACCCGTATATCTTCGTTCTCCTGCTAACCCTGATTGCTGCCGTCGCCGCCATCGCGGTAGAGCGCCAAACGCCCTTGGCCGTGCTGCGTATGTGGGGCGACGGTTTCTGGGGCTTACTGACCTTCTCGATGCAGATGCTGCTCGTGCTGGTTACCGGCTTCATGCTGGCAAGCTCTCCGCCCGTGAAACGCATTCTGCAAAAAATTGCCGGTACGGCGAAATCACCCGGCGGCGCGATCATTCTCGTCACGCTGGTCTCGCTGGCGGCTAGCTGGATCAACTGGGGCTTTGGCTTGGTGGTCGGCGCACTGTTCGCCAAAGAGCTGGCCCGTCTGATCAAGGTCGACTACCGCTTGCTGGTGGCCAGCGCCTACTCCGGCTTCGTGGTGTGGCACGGTGGCCTGGCCGGTTCCGTGCCGCTGACGATCGCCACCGAAGGCCACTTCTCTGCGGACCAGATCGGCGTCATCGGCACCGGTTCGACCATTTTCGCCTTCTTCAACCTGGCTATCGTCATCTGCCTGTTCATCGCCGTACCGCTGGTCAACCGCATGATGCTGCCGGATGAGAAAGACAGCGTCTACGTCGACCCCAAACTGCTCGACGACGAACCAGAGCCCGTGGGCCGTCTCACGCGCCCTGCCGAAAAGCTCGAAAACAGCATGCCGCTGGCGCTGCTGGTGGGCGTACCGGGCCTGCTGTTCTTGCTCGACCACTTCCTTCTGCGCGGCGGCGGCCTGAACCTGAACGTGGTGAATTTCATGTTCCTGTTCTTGGCGATCGTGCTGCACCGCACGCCCCGTAACCTGCTCACTAGCCTGAACGAAGCCATTAAAGGCGGCGCAGGCATCGTCATTCAGTTCCCCTTCTATGCAGGCATCATGGCGATCATGGTGCAGTCAGGCTTGGCCCAGAGCATGTCCGAATGGCTAGTCTCGTTTGCCACCGCTAACTCGCTGCCGTTCTGGTCGTTCCTCAGCGCCGGTATCGTCAACCTGTTCGTGCCCTCCGGCGGCGGCCAGTGGGCGGTACAAGCGCCGGTCATGCTACCTGCCGCAGAAGCGCTGGGTGCCGACATTGCCCGCGTGGCCATGGCGGTGGCCTGGGGCGACGCCTGGACCAACCTGCTACAGCCCTTCTGGGCCCTGCCGGTGTTGGCGATTGCCGGCTTGAAAGCCAAGGACATCATGGGATTCTGTCTGATCCAGCTATTCATTACCGGTATTATCATTTCCGTAGGCTTGGTCTGGTTCTAA
- a CDS encoding acyl-CoA thioesterase, whose translation MSNASDVPNASDQSLEHSALPGQHELSMTVLMTPDMANFSGKVHGGAILKKLDEVAYACASRYSGHYVVTLSVDQVLFKQPIHVGELVTFLASVNHVGRSSMEIGIKVVAEDIRQKLIRHTNSCYLTMVAVDANGKPARVPPLALETPLQKLRFEKAALRKKLRKQAEREEELTQQHHQQR comes from the coding sequence ATGTCCAACGCCTCTGATGTACCCAACGCCTCAGACCAGAGCCTTGAACACAGCGCCTTACCGGGCCAGCACGAGCTTTCCATGACGGTCTTGATGACGCCGGACATGGCGAACTTCAGCGGTAAAGTGCATGGCGGTGCTATTCTGAAGAAACTCGATGAAGTCGCCTACGCCTGCGCCAGCCGCTACTCCGGCCACTACGTGGTGACGCTATCGGTGGATCAAGTGCTGTTCAAACAGCCAATCCATGTCGGCGAGTTGGTGACGTTTCTCGCCAGCGTGAACCATGTGGGGCGCTCCTCCATGGAAATTGGCATCAAAGTGGTGGCCGAGGATATTCGCCAGAAGCTGATTCGTCATACCAATAGCTGCTACCTCACCATGGTAGCCGTGGATGCCAACGGCAAGCCCGCCCGGGTGCCGCCGCTGGCGTTGGAGACCCCGCTACAGAAGCTGCGCTTCGAAAAGGCGGCGCTGCGCAAGAAGCTGCGTAAGCAGGCCGAGCGCGAAGAGGAGCTGACTCAACAGCATCACCAGCAGCGCTAA
- a CDS encoding ion transporter, with protein MPIRQRYPHLPKAVEYAHIGWDLLILAAVVLNLSLLLFDSLFLIGPINQSLATIAPGFHEFYDTTIHSRFITIDLVFVSVFIADVLLGWAVAIAERRYHRWFFYPFVHWYDVLGCIPLSGFRWLRALRVISLLHRLHRLRLIDVTRWSVYRFFAKYYDILLEELSDRIALRLLGNAQEQIMSSDSLTERVIERVIMPRKTQLIHEIAERLEATAGRAYQQNRTAIMMAIDDLVSRTLRESPEIQRLHRLPMGKTASSAMQASISSVAQRLVDEMAQGMHSPAFRQLVERTADTSFDSWLTVDDTSAKVTEQVLYDVLDMLKEQVRHQGWKDRYD; from the coding sequence ATGCCCATCAGGCAGCGCTACCCCCACCTGCCCAAGGCCGTCGAGTATGCGCACATCGGCTGGGATCTCTTGATCCTTGCCGCCGTTGTCCTCAACCTAAGCCTGCTGCTGTTTGACTCGCTGTTCCTTATCGGTCCAATCAACCAGTCGCTGGCCACCATCGCACCTGGCTTTCACGAGTTTTACGATACGACGATTCACAGCCGCTTCATCACCATCGACTTGGTTTTCGTCAGCGTCTTCATTGCCGATGTACTCCTGGGCTGGGCCGTCGCGATTGCCGAGCGGCGCTATCACCGCTGGTTTTTCTATCCCTTCGTACACTGGTACGACGTGCTGGGCTGCATCCCACTCAGTGGGTTTCGTTGGCTACGCGCCTTACGCGTCATTTCGCTCCTACACCGGTTACATCGACTGCGCTTGATCGATGTGACCCGTTGGTCGGTCTATCGATTTTTTGCCAAGTATTACGATATTTTGTTGGAGGAGCTCTCAGACCGTATAGCGCTGCGTTTGCTAGGCAACGCTCAGGAGCAGATCATGTCCAGCGATTCGCTCACCGAACGCGTCATCGAGCGGGTGATCATGCCGCGCAAAACCCAGTTGATCCATGAAATTGCCGAGCGCCTCGAGGCGACGGCCGGACGGGCGTATCAGCAAAATCGCACCGCCATCATGATGGCCATCGACGATCTGGTGAGCCGCACGCTGCGGGAGAGCCCGGAAATTCAACGACTACACCGCTTACCCATGGGAAAAACCGCATCAAGCGCGATGCAAGCTTCTATCAGCAGCGTCGCCCAGCGGCTGGTGGATGAAATGGCGCAAGGCATGCACTCCCCCGCCTTTCGTCAACTCGTCGAGCGCACCGCCGACACCAGCTTTGACAGTTGGTTGACCGTCGACGACACCAGCGCCAAAGTGACCGAACAGGTGCTTTACGACGTGCTCGACATGCTCAAAGAGCAGGTGCGCCATCAGGGTTGGAAAGATCGCTATGACTAG